From a single Pseudomonas sp. A34-9 genomic region:
- a CDS encoding phage major capsid protein, P2 family → MSRSLSSSASSKYLHLQEAIAETYKTDSVTRTFAVEPSVAQELNDKIAAKADFLERINVVPVSEIKGDKVFLGVSSPVTSRTNTKTTEREAKDFSSLENNSYELASTESDVALPFAKIDAWAKFPDFQDRYTGSVQKQIALDRMLVGFHGTHAAPQTDISAYPMLQDVNKGWLQQAREQIPAQVLSEGTTAGKIRLGTGGDYANLDALVHDVKQMVDLVFRDAGDLIAIIGGDLLAADKAKLYAKQGDTPSEKERIEGAQVIATYGGLPAFSVPFFPDNAVLVTSWENLSIYYQASSWRRHMIENPKRSRVEDYNSRNEGYVIEQLEKLAMAENIELEG, encoded by the coding sequence GTGAGCCGCAGCCTCAGTTCTAGCGCCAGTTCAAAGTACCTGCACCTGCAAGAAGCTATCGCCGAAACCTACAAAACTGACAGTGTCACCCGTACCTTTGCGGTCGAGCCCTCAGTCGCCCAGGAACTCAATGATAAAATCGCTGCAAAGGCCGATTTTCTGGAGCGTATCAACGTGGTGCCGGTCAGTGAAATTAAAGGCGACAAGGTCTTCCTCGGTGTCTCCAGCCCAGTCACAAGCCGCACCAACACCAAAACCACAGAGCGCGAAGCCAAGGACTTTTCCAGCCTGGAAAACAACTCCTACGAACTGGCGTCAACAGAGTCAGACGTAGCCTTGCCATTCGCCAAGATCGACGCTTGGGCCAAGTTCCCGGACTTCCAGGACCGCTATACAGGGTCGGTGCAAAAACAAATTGCCCTTGATCGCATGCTGGTCGGATTCCATGGCACGCACGCAGCCCCGCAAACCGATATCAGTGCCTATCCAATGCTCCAGGACGTGAACAAGGGATGGCTCCAGCAGGCCCGCGAGCAAATCCCTGCCCAGGTACTCAGCGAGGGCACCACTGCAGGCAAGATCAGGCTCGGCACAGGTGGCGACTATGCCAACCTCGATGCCCTGGTTCATGACGTTAAACAGATGGTTGACCTGGTGTTTCGTGACGCGGGCGACCTGATTGCAATCATCGGCGGCGACCTGCTGGCCGCTGACAAGGCGAAGCTGTACGCCAAGCAAGGCGATACCCCGAGCGAGAAAGAACGGATCGAGGGCGCCCAGGTCATCGCCACCTATGGCGGGTTGCCCGCCTTTAGCGTGCCGTTCTTCCCTGACAACGCCGTACTGGTCACCAGTTGGGAAAACCTGTCGATTTACTACCAGGCTTCCAGTTGGCGGCGTCACATGATCGAGAACCCGAAACGCTCACGGGTCGAGGATTACAACAGTCGCAATGAAGGCTATGTGATTGAACAACTTGAGAAACTTGCCATGGC
- a CDS encoding ogr/Delta-like zinc finger family protein — MRVYCKECGEKARISSRDDVSPSFARLYCQCLNAKGCGHRFVMTLAFSHALVPAAEPIDRMLFDRLHALPRKQQREMFEQLGISSA; from the coding sequence GTGCGGGTTTATTGCAAAGAGTGTGGAGAGAAAGCGCGGATTTCATCGCGTGATGACGTTTCCCCATCATTCGCTCGGCTCTACTGCCAGTGTTTGAACGCCAAGGGCTGTGGTCACCGCTTTGTAATGACCCTGGCGTTCTCTCATGCACTGGTTCCGGCAGCAGAGCCGATAGATCGGATGCTGTTCGACCGGCTGCACGCGCTCCCACGTAAGCAGCAGCGTGAAATGTTTGAGCAGTTAGGTATTTCGTCAGCGTGA